One stretch of Arachis duranensis cultivar V14167 chromosome 1, aradu.V14167.gnm2.J7QH, whole genome shotgun sequence DNA includes these proteins:
- the LOC107472085 gene encoding uncharacterized protein LOC107472085, translated as MESLRKRLESVEKANNAFKREVETLREQLTQANEKLQAAENKASAAKKKLEQSDATVSRLVEREMALEGQVGMAQGRVTALEKERDEAVLAKEAVETELAWWKTKYKEVVKQGKGAILATEEALKAQVKIVAPDFDTLAIGVFKMIKDGKIVDMPRK; from the coding sequence ATGGAATCTCTCCGCAAGAGGTTGGAATCTGTCGAGAAGGCGAACAATGCTTTTAAGCGTGAAGTTGAAACACTTCGGGAGCAACTTACCCAAGCTAATGAGAAGCTCCAGGCCGCCGAAAATAAGGCCTCTGCTGCTAAGAAAAAATTGGAACAGTCTGATGCCACCGTTTCACGACTTGTCGAGCGGGAAATGGCCTTGGAGGGTCAAGTCGGCATGGCTCAAGGGCGAGTCACCGCACTAGAGAAGGAACGCGACGAGGCTGTTCTGGCGAAGGAGGCTGTCGAGACTGAGCTCGCGTGGTGGAAAACAAAGTATAAGGAGGTCGTTAAGCAGGGGAAAGGTGCAATACTGGCGACTGAGGAAGCCCTTAAGGCTCAGGTCAAGATCGTTGCCCCTGACTTCGACACGTTGGCAATTGGTGTCTTCAAGATGATTAAAGACGGCAAGATTGTTGACATGCCTAGGAAATGA